One segment of Vibrio gazogenes DNA contains the following:
- a CDS encoding glycosyltransferase family 9 protein, with product MSKGLISKFQLFRDDFRFWLGKIIFDIRKKDFNRNHVENFLFIRSDSKYGDSVISSFAMKAIKENIPNSVIKVISSKNTYDFYQKMEFVDKVYSLKKRPSYFEIFKLTKELGKVDIAINAQDIVKMKDLFLLRMISAESNAGILPDVKMYNLRLKNDGHYVERFNSLLSSFNITKYDSSYIIPLSPHCRERMEPQFKNRKVVFFNPFGSNKSKSMNEETICRIIPIFAHNGYSVFLSSSPLTSDLVKRICQKFNDNVFCDEQCASIDDVATHIDMSNIIVSVDTATVHIATGLKKKTLAIYHPDMVSYTRWHPNNPHSKTFFSQELDNVNAFDEQELQDLWSTMIS from the coding sequence ATGAGTAAAGGCTTGATATCAAAGTTCCAGTTATTTAGAGATGACTTTAGGTTCTGGCTAGGAAAAATAATTTTTGACATTCGTAAAAAAGATTTCAATCGTAATCATGTTGAAAACTTTTTATTTATTCGAAGTGACTCTAAATATGGTGACTCGGTCATATCATCATTTGCAATGAAAGCCATCAAAGAAAATATTCCAAACTCAGTCATCAAAGTCATTTCTTCAAAGAATACCTATGACTTTTATCAGAAAATGGAATTTGTTGATAAAGTCTATTCATTAAAAAAACGCCCATCATACTTTGAAATATTCAAACTAACCAAAGAGTTAGGGAAAGTCGACATTGCTATCAATGCACAAGACATCGTAAAAATGAAAGATCTATTTCTTTTGAGAATGATATCGGCTGAATCAAATGCAGGGATATTGCCTGATGTAAAAATGTATAACCTTCGTCTCAAGAATGATGGTCACTATGTTGAAAGATTCAATAGCTTATTATCATCATTTAATATTACGAAATATGACAGTTCTTATATTATCCCGCTGTCACCTCATTGCCGAGAGAGAATGGAACCACAATTCAAAAATAGAAAAGTGGTATTTTTCAATCCATTTGGCAGTAATAAATCAAAGAGTATGAATGAAGAAACAATCTGTAGAATTATTCCAATATTTGCACACAATGGATACTCTGTATTTCTATCCTCTTCACCGCTCACTTCTGATTTAGTCAAGCGTATCTGCCAAAAATTTAACGATAATGTTTTCTGTGATGAACAATGTGCTTCAATCGATGATGTGGCAACACATATTGATATGAGTAATATTATCGTGTCTGTCGATACAGCAACTGTACATATCGCAACTGGGTTGAAGAAAAAAACACTCGCAATATATCATCCCGATATGGTGTCTTACACCAGATGGCATCCCAACAACCCGCACTCCAAGACTTTCTTTTCACAAGAGTTAGACAATGTTAATGCATTTGATGAGCAAGAATTACAAGATTTATGGTCGACGATGATCAGTTAA
- a CDS encoding DUF134 domain-containing protein encodes MGRNKIPRVICGKPADSCFKPNGIPMGQLEHLDLAADEFEALRLVDLQGMHQQDAAVAMGVSRQTLANLVKAARFKVADCLVNGKALMMSH; translated from the coding sequence ATGGGGCGGAATAAAATTCCTCGTGTTATTTGTGGCAAACCTGCAGATAGTTGTTTCAAACCGAACGGTATTCCGATGGGCCAACTTGAGCATCTTGATTTAGCTGCCGATGAATTTGAAGCACTGCGCTTGGTTGATTTACAAGGGATGCATCAGCAGGATGCGGCAGTTGCAATGGGAGTCTCCCGGCAAACGCTGGCAAATTTGGTCAAGGCTGCCCGTTTCAAAGTCGCGGACTGTTTAGTCAATGGTAAAGCATTGATGATGAGTCATTAA